The following coding sequences lie in one Ictalurus furcatus strain D&B chromosome 7, Billie_1.0, whole genome shotgun sequence genomic window:
- the LOC128609869 gene encoding protein lifeguard 1, with amino-acid sequence MTDVEKQPTPEKMEGGASDAAFAPPPYPTDSAFMQQPPPYMPPPYPYGPTVHPTYPPVPLDGNAPPPAQDIYIQDSPVGGAESEIGASASPCFVSAFDDKTVRRAFIRKVFSVVTVQLLVTFSIVCVFTFSETVKKAVQKNIWIYLSSYITFMVVALALSFSSTLSRKYPWNFISLSVVTLSLSYMVGTVASFHDTTVVTIAMGATLVISFTIIVFSAQTRVDFTVCNGILVVLAMDLLMFGFFSTFYYSNVLQIVYGCLGALVYALFLAVDCQLVMGREKYSLNPEEYVFAALVIYMDIILIFLYILIILGGSSKS; translated from the exons ATGACGGATGTGGAGAAACAGCCAACACCAGAGAAGATGGAGGGTGGAGCCAGTGACGCTGCATTTGCTCCACCGCCTTACCCCACTGACTCAGCCTTCATGCAGCAACCTCCTCCTTACATGCCCCCTCCCTACCCCTACGGCCCCACAGTCCACCCAACTTACCCTCCAGTACCACTGGACGGAAACGCTCCACCTCCTGCGCAGGACATTTACATCCAGGACTCACCAGTAGGGGGCGCAG AAAGTGAGATTGGAGCATCTGCGTCTCCGTGCTTCGTGTCAGCATTTGATGATAAAACAGTGCGAAGAGCCTTCATCAGAAAG GTGTTTAGCGTGGTCACTGTGCAGCTGTTGGTCACCTTCtccatcgtgtgtgtgtttactttctCGGAGACAGTGAAGAAAGCTGTGCAAAAAAACATCTGGATCTACCTCAGCTCCTACATCACCTTCATGGTGGTGGCATTGGCGCTGAGCTTCTCCTCGACCCTTAGTCGCAAATACCCATGGAACTTCATCTCCcta tcagtGGTGACCCTCAGTTTGTCCTACATGGTTGGTACCGTAGCATCCTTCCATGACACCACAGTTGTGACCATCGCTATGGGAGCAACACTCGTGATCTCCTTCACCATCATCGTCTTCTCtgctcag acaCGTGTGGATTTCACAGTGTGTAACGGCATTCTGGTTGTTCTGGCTATGGATCTGCTCATGTTCGGGTTCTTCAGTACCTTTTATTATTCCAACGTTCTGCAGATTGTTTACGGATGTCTCGGAGCGCTGGTCTACGCCCTG TTCCTGGCTGTCGACTGTCAGCtggtgatggggagagagaaatacagcCTGAATCCTGAGGAGTACGTCTTCGCCGCTTTAGTCATCTACATGGACATCATCCTCATTTTCCTATACATCCTCATCATCCTTGGAGGAAGCTCAAAAAGCTAA
- the zgc:66427 gene encoding E3 ubiquitin-protein ligase ZNRF1 isoform X2 — protein sequence MGIRSSRLQEESVCGPLEKDGGVKRESFRRIRSSRPSSLALEFSSSFDRDSEANQSRSEEGSDSDTGRRVSPTDGDNSTGRSVEPEIDNDEDSPGSPERFPSEEPAGSVALRASAERLAGARRHSSARNSTARSARVRTARPVSEAWIGLYRVRHSMRCPFCTRTFPGGRIEEHLLTCLTSPTLPYNTDVLSKDSGECSICLEELLQGDTIARLACLCVYHKKCIDSWSSVKPCCPEHPFN from the exons ATGGGGATAAGATCGAGTCGGTTACAGGAGGAATCGGTGTGCGGACCGCTGGAGAAGGACGGCGGCGTAAAGCGAGAGTCTTTCCGGCGGATCCGCAGCTCCAGGCCCAGCAGCCTCGCGCTCGAGTTCTCCTCCAGCTTCGACCGCGACTCGGAGGCGAATCAGAGCCGCAGTGAAGAAGGCAGTGACTCGGACACTGGGCGCCGCGTTTCCCCGACGGACGGCGATAACAGTACCGGCCGCAGTGTTGAGCCGGAGATTGATAACGATGAAGACAGTCCCGGAAGCCCCGAACGCTTCCCCTCAGAGGAGCCCGCGGGCAGTGTCGCGCTCCGGGCCTCCGCTGAGCGACTAGCCGGTGCTCGGAGACACTCCTCCGCGCGGAACAGCACTGCGAGGTCGGCGCGGGTCCGGACTGCCAGACCGGTTTCAGAGGCGTGGATCGGACTGTACAGAGTCAGACACAGCA TGCGCTGTCCGTTCTGCACCAGGACGTTCCCTGGAGGTCGTATTGAGGAGCACCTGCTCACCTGTCTCACATCTCCAACTCTGCCTTATAACA CTGATGTTCTGAGTAAAGACAGTGGAGAATGTTCCATCTGCCTGGAGGAGCTGCTGCAGGGGGACACCATCGCTCGCCTCGCCTGTCTCTGTGTCTACCACAAAAA GTGTATAGACTCGTGGAGCTCAGTGAAACCCTGCTGCCCCGAACATCCTTTCAACTGA
- the zgc:66427 gene encoding E3 ubiquitin-protein ligase ZNRF1 isoform X1, producing MGIRSSRLQEESVCGPLEKDGGVKRESFRRIRSSRPSSLALEFSSSFDRDSEANQSRSEEGSDSDTGRRVSPTDGDNSTGRSVEPEIDNDEDSPGSPERFPSEEPAGSVALRASAERLAGARRHSSARNSTARSARVRTARPVSEAWIGLYRVRHSTVRCPFCTRTFPGGRIEEHLLTCLTSPTLPYNTDVLSKDSGECSICLEELLQGDTIARLACLCVYHKKCIDSWSSVKPCCPEHPFN from the exons ATGGGGATAAGATCGAGTCGGTTACAGGAGGAATCGGTGTGCGGACCGCTGGAGAAGGACGGCGGCGTAAAGCGAGAGTCTTTCCGGCGGATCCGCAGCTCCAGGCCCAGCAGCCTCGCGCTCGAGTTCTCCTCCAGCTTCGACCGCGACTCGGAGGCGAATCAGAGCCGCAGTGAAGAAGGCAGTGACTCGGACACTGGGCGCCGCGTTTCCCCGACGGACGGCGATAACAGTACCGGCCGCAGTGTTGAGCCGGAGATTGATAACGATGAAGACAGTCCCGGAAGCCCCGAACGCTTCCCCTCAGAGGAGCCCGCGGGCAGTGTCGCGCTCCGGGCCTCCGCTGAGCGACTAGCCGGTGCTCGGAGACACTCCTCCGCGCGGAACAGCACTGCGAGGTCGGCGCGGGTCCGGACTGCCAGACCGGTTTCAGAGGCGTGGATCGGACTGTACAGAGTCAGACACAGCA CAGTGCGCTGTCCGTTCTGCACCAGGACGTTCCCTGGAGGTCGTATTGAGGAGCACCTGCTCACCTGTCTCACATCTCCAACTCTGCCTTATAACA CTGATGTTCTGAGTAAAGACAGTGGAGAATGTTCCATCTGCCTGGAGGAGCTGCTGCAGGGGGACACCATCGCTCGCCTCGCCTGTCTCTGTGTCTACCACAAAAA GTGTATAGACTCGTGGAGCTCAGTGAAACCCTGCTGCCCCGAACATCCTTTCAACTGA